From one Drosophila subpulchrella strain 33 F10 #4 breed RU33 chromosome 3L, RU_Dsub_v1.1 Primary Assembly, whole genome shotgun sequence genomic stretch:
- the LOC119554294 gene encoding neural/ectodermal development factor IMP-L2 isoform X2: MQKMNLHVCALALLLFGSIATVRGRAVDLVDDSNDVDNSIETEDKPRDRAFDADWLKFTKTPPTKLQQADGATIEIVCEMMGSQVPSIQWVVGHLPRSELDDLDSNQVAEEAPSAIVRVRSSHIIDHVLSESRTYTCVGRTGSKTIFASTVVHPPRSSRLTPEKTYPGAQKPRIIYTEKTHLDLMGSNIQLPCKVHARPRAEVTWLNNENKEIVQGHRHRVLPSGDLLISDIKWEDMGNYKCIARNAVGKDTADTFVYPVLDED; the protein is encoded by the exons ATGCAG AAAATGAATTTACATGTGTGCGCCTTAGCGCTGCTGCTGTTCGGCAGTATCGCCACTGTCCGCGGAAGAGCCGTGGACCTGGTAGACGATAGCAACGATGTGGACAACTCCATCGAGACGGAGGACAAGCCCCGGGACCGAGCCTTCGACGCTGACTGGCTCAAGTTCACCAAGACGCCGCCGACCAAGCTGCAGCAGGCGGATGGTGCCACCATCGAGATCGTTTGCGAGATGATGGGCTCCCAGGTGCCCAGCATCCAGTGGGTGGTGGGACACCTGCCCCGCTCGGAGCTCGACGATCTGGACTCCAACCAGGTGGCCGAGGAGGCGCCCAGTGCCATTGTGCGCGTCCGATCCTCGCACATCATCGATCACGTGCTGAGCGAGTCGCGCACCTACACGTGTGTGGGACGCACTGGCTCCAAGACAATCTTCGCCAGCACTGTGGTGCATCCGCCACGTTCCTCTCGCCTCACGCCGGAGAAGACCTACCCGGGCGCCCAGAAGCCACGCATCATCTACACTGAGAAGACGCATCTCGACCTGATGGGCTCCAACATCCAGCTGCCCTGCAAGGTGCACGCTCGTCCCCGGGCAGAGGTCACCTGGCTGAACAACGAGAACAAGGAGATCGTCCAGGGACATCGCCACCGGGTCCTGCCCAGCGGCGATCTCCTGATCTCGGACATCAAGTGGGAGGACATGGGCAACTACAAGTGCATAGCCCGGAACGCAGTGGGCAAAGACACCGCCGACACCTTCGTGTATCCCGTACTT GATGAAGACTAA
- the LOC119553221 gene encoding sulfide:quinone oxidoreductase, mitochondrial, translating into MNRRLPGTFTQCQRHLFATSHPVSPAFSTRFLSTSRVNHERQECQVLVVGGGTGGCAMAAKLSSRLGSNKVIVLEPEDKHYYQPMFTLIGGGMKRLDQSHKQMADVLPKKAKWVREKAVEFDPDNNTVSTSGGKTIKYDFLVIATGLQLKYEKIPGLVEALETPESNVCSIYSPKYVDRVYDCLRRTYKGNVIFTFPHCPIKCAGAPQKIAYISDHYFRKMGRRDDVNVIYNTSLPVIFGVKHYADALMKLVEKRNIKLNVNRNLVEVRSSENIAVFEDLVNPGQLYEEEYSMLHVTPPMTAPDVVANCKQLVTPSGFVDVDQMTLQHNKYNNVFSIGDSACTPNSKTAAAAAAQSPVVFKNLIAVIEGKAPTDIYDGYSSCPIVTGYNSCILAEFDYTLTPVETFPIDQAKERYSMFFMKKELMPVLYWKLMMKGYWDGPALMRKMFSTLKFNKK; encoded by the exons ATGAACCGCCGTCTTCCAGGGACCTTTACCCAGTGCCAGAGGCACCTCTTCGCCACCAGCCACCCAGTTTCACCTGCCTTTTCCACCAGATTCCTTTCCACATCGCGAGTGAACCACGAACGGCAAGA ATGTCAAGTTTTGGTGGTGGGCGGAGGAACTGGTGGCTGTGCCATGGCCGCCAAGTTGTCCTCGCGTCTTGGCAGCAACAAGGTGATCGTCCTGGAACCAGAAGAT AAACACTACTACCAACCCATGTTTACCCTAATTGGCGGAGGTATGAAACGATTGGATCAAAGTCACAAACAAATGGCTGATGTCCTGCCCAAAAAGGCCAAGTGGGTGAGGGAAAAGGCAGTGGAGTTCGATCCAGATAATAATACGGTTAGCACTTCGGGTGGCAAGACCATTAAGTACGACTTTCTTGTTATTGCCACAGGATTGCAACTGAAGTATGAAAAG ATTCCTGGATTAGTGGAAGCCCTGGAGACCCCGGAGAGCAATGTGTGTTCCATTTACTCGCCCAAGTACGTGGATCGGGTGTACGATTGTCTGCGTAGGACATACAAGGGGAATGTAATCTTCACCTTTCCCCATTGTCCCATCAAGTGTGCAGGTGCTCCACAGAAAATAGCCTACATATCCGATCACTATTTTAGGAAG ATGGGTCGCCGAGACGATgttaatgttatttacaaTACATCTCTTCCTGTGATTTTTGGCGTAAAACATTATGCGGATGCATTGATGAAACTCGTTGAGAAGCGCAATATCAAACTTAATGTAAACAGGAACCTCGTAGAAGTCAGATCTAGCGAGAATATTGCCGTTTTCGAGGATCTGGTAAACCCTGGACAATTATACGAAGAAGAG TACTCCATGCTCCATGTGACGCCACCGATGACCGCTCCGGATGTGGTGGCCAACTGCAAGCAACTGGTGACCCCATCTGGCTTTGTGGACGTGGACCAAATGACGCTGCAGCATAACAAGTACAACAACGTGTTCTCCATCGGCGATTCAGCTTGCACACCCAACTCGAAGACGGCGGCTGCGGCAG CTGCCCAGTCTCCGGTGGTCTTCAAGAATTTGATTGCGGTGATCGAGGGAAAGGCACCAACGGACATCTATGACGGGTACTCTTCGTGTCCCATTGTCACCGGCTACAACTCCTGCATCCTGGCCGAATTCGACTATACTCTCACGCCCGTGGAGACATTTCCGATCGATCAGGCCAAGGAGCGATATTCGATGTTCTTTATGAAGAAGGAGCTGATGCCGGTGCTCTACTGGAAGCTTATGATGAAGGGTTATTGGGACGGACCGGCATTAATGCGAAAAATGTTTTCAACTCTTAAGTTTAATAAAAAGTAA
- the LOC119554297 gene encoding uncharacterized protein LOC119554297: protein MSVLSQLLLNFNQKAQTRSHHNIELINSFIT from the coding sequence ATGTCAGTGCTAAGCCAACTGCTGCTCAACTTCAACCAGAAAGCCCAGACCAGGAGCCACCACAACATAGAGCTGATAAATTCGTTCATAACATAA
- the LOC119554294 gene encoding neural/ectodermal development factor IMP-L2 isoform X1, which produces MQKMNLHVCALALLLFGSIATVRGRAVDLVDDSNDVDNSIETEDKPRDRAFDADWLKFTKTPPTKLQQADGATIEIVCEMMGSQVPSIQWVVGHLPRSELDDLDSNQVAEEAPSAIVRVRSSHIIDHVLSESRTYTCVGRTGSKTIFASTVVHPPRSSRLTPEKTYPGAQKPRIIYTEKTHLDLMGSNIQLPCKVHARPRAEVTWLNNENKEIVQGHRHRVLPSGDLLISDIKWEDMGNYKCIARNAVGKDTADTFVYPVLKDED; this is translated from the exons ATGCAG AAAATGAATTTACATGTGTGCGCCTTAGCGCTGCTGCTGTTCGGCAGTATCGCCACTGTCCGCGGAAGAGCCGTGGACCTGGTAGACGATAGCAACGATGTGGACAACTCCATCGAGACGGAGGACAAGCCCCGGGACCGAGCCTTCGACGCTGACTGGCTCAAGTTCACCAAGACGCCGCCGACCAAGCTGCAGCAGGCGGATGGTGCCACCATCGAGATCGTTTGCGAGATGATGGGCTCCCAGGTGCCCAGCATCCAGTGGGTGGTGGGACACCTGCCCCGCTCGGAGCTCGACGATCTGGACTCCAACCAGGTGGCCGAGGAGGCGCCCAGTGCCATTGTGCGCGTCCGATCCTCGCACATCATCGATCACGTGCTGAGCGAGTCGCGCACCTACACGTGTGTGGGACGCACTGGCTCCAAGACAATCTTCGCCAGCACTGTGGTGCATCCGCCACGTTCCTCTCGCCTCACGCCGGAGAAGACCTACCCGGGCGCCCAGAAGCCACGCATCATCTACACTGAGAAGACGCATCTCGACCTGATGGGCTCCAACATCCAGCTGCCCTGCAAGGTGCACGCTCGTCCCCGGGCAGAGGTCACCTGGCTGAACAACGAGAACAAGGAGATCGTCCAGGGACATCGCCACCGGGTCCTGCCCAGCGGCGATCTCCTGATCTCGGACATCAAGTGGGAGGACATGGGCAACTACAAGTGCATAGCCCGGAACGCAGTGGGCAAAGACACCGCCGACACCTTCGTGTATCCCGTACTT AAGGATGAAGACTAA